TGAAGACCCCGCTTCCCATGCAAAAGAGGCGTCGGGTAACCCGTGCTTGCGATGAGTGTCGGCGCAAGAAAATCAAATGCGATGGGAAGCAGCCTTGCACCCATTGTACTGTCTATAGTTATGGTGAGTATTTCACTCCCATTCAAGCTAGGTGAATACGACTAATCTTTGTCCGCACTTTCAGAATGCACCTACGATCAACCCTCCAatcgccgccgcaaccccGCACCACAATACGTCGAAGCCCTGGAAAATCGTTTGCACAAAGCAGAAGCTCTCCTCCGCGTTGTTGTCCCTGATCTGAATCTCGACGATCCGCAATTCGATGTCCATGCGACGGAGCAGCTCCTGTCAGCGATTAGACGAGAAAAGCTCCAAGAGCAACCAgcgcagccacagccacaaccaccacctgcGCAGCAGTCTGACACGAATGGCTCCGCGGACGCTACCGGCCCGGACGAAGCAGGGGGCGACGAGTCTTTATTAGAATCAATGGTCGACAAATCTGGGTgtctcgatctcgatgaccAGGGTCATTGGGATTACCACGGCCATACATCTGGTATaatcttcctccgccgcctgCGGAAACAGCTTGGAGTTCCCCAGCCAGGCAATGGCGACCTCCATCTGCGCACACGGCCCGCCCTGCAGCATTTTCTCGAGAGCCCCAAGTCCACGTCTGAATCACCACAAGAGGCATCCTTGCCCCCGACGCACGATTTGCCGCCCCGGGACGTTGCACGACGTTTGTGTCACAatgcccttgacgatggCTGTGCGCTGATTCGGTTCGTGCACGAGCCATCCTTTTATGCCATGTTCGATCGAATTTACGACACACCTCCGGAGCAATTTACGAACGAAGAAAATTCATTCTTGCCGCTGCTTTATATCGCCATGTCCGTCGGCTGCTTGTTTTCCGATGATGGGGCTGGAACCCTCGATGTCTCGGGATATGAAAGTGCGATCGGTCAAGGGTATGTATAGCTATCTTGATTATTATGACCCATTTTTAGCTAATTAAGAAACAGATTTAAATACTTCAAAGCAGGACGACAGCTGCTTGAGATTACTGATTGCCGTGATCTCTCATCTCTGCAAGCGATCTGTTTCATGGTTCTCTTCCTGCAGTCATCTGCGAAGCTGAGCACTTGCTATTCGTATGTCGGAATTGCTTTGCGCTCCTCTCTCCGACTTGGTCTGCATCGCTCGGTGACTACGAATTTCAATCCCGTCGAGCGGGAATTGCGCCGTCGCATTTTCTGGGTTATCCGGAAAATGGATGTCTATGTGAGCACCCTGCTGGGTCTCCCGCAGATGTTGAGCGATGACGACATCGACCAAGAATATCCCCTTCCGATCGACGGCGAGTTTATCACTGAGAACGGGATTTTGCCGACGCCAGAAGGTCGGATACATGCCATGGTTGGGGCTAACGCGCACACTCGACTGTCGATTATTGTTCTCAAGATCGTCAAATACATTTACCCTCTTAAGACTGCCCAGCATCGGTCCAAGTCAGATCAGCGCTATGTCGTGAGCCACTCTAAAATTCGGGAGATTGAGCGCGATCTTCAAACTTGGATGGAAGAACTTCCTGCGGCGCTACGGCCGGGCACGGAAGTTGCTCCGCAGATAGAAAGGTAAGATCCACCCGCTCGCGACAAGTTATGATGTACTGACTGGGTTAGAATCCGTCAACTTTTACGTATCAGCTATGCCCATGCACAGATGGTTATGTACCGACCATTCCTTCACTATGTTTCCAGTGGCTCACAAGCCCGAGGTGTGGACCGACGATCGTACGCCTGTGCCGCTGCATGTGTCAGCGTTTCCCGAAATATTGTTCATATCACCACTGGGATGCATAAAAAGGGACTCCTCAATGGGTCTTTCTGGTTTACCATGTACACCACATACTTTGCCATTCTGtcacttcttttctttgtaCTCGAAAACCCCGACTCACCGACGGCAAAGGATGGGGTCCTCAAGGACGCCATGGAAGG
The nucleotide sequence above comes from Aspergillus puulaauensis MK2 DNA, chromosome 3, nearly complete sequence. Encoded proteins:
- a CDS encoding putative C6 transcription factor (Mut3) (COG:K;~EggNog:ENOG410PGE6;~InterPro:IPR036864,IPR007219,IPR001138;~PFAM:PF00172,PF04082;~TransMembrane:2 (o387-410i637-656o);~go_function: GO:0000981 - DNA-binding transcription factor activity, RNA polymerase II-specific [Evidence IEA];~go_function: GO:0003677 - DNA binding [Evidence IEA];~go_function: GO:0008270 - zinc ion binding [Evidence IEA];~go_process: GO:0006351 - transcription, DNA-templated [Evidence IEA];~go_process: GO:0006355 - regulation of transcription, DNA-templated [Evidence IEA]), producing MSSASASFLPAENAGEDDPTPDSASYLPDEFDFSGTPSNNFGQDFSADDHAAPDAKQMKTPLPMQKRRRVTRACDECRRKKIKCDGKQPCTHCTVYSYECTYDQPSNRRRNPAPQYVEALENRLHKAEALLRVVVPDLNLDDPQFDVHATEQLLSAIRREKLQEQPAQPQPQPPPAQQSDTNGSADATGPDEAGGDESLLESMVDKSGCLDLDDQGHWDYHGHTSGIIFLRRLRKQLGVPQPGNGDLHLRTRPALQHFLESPKSTSESPQEASLPPTHDLPPRDVARRLCHNALDDGCALIRFVHEPSFYAMFDRIYDTPPEQFTNEENSFLPLLYIAMSVGCLFSDDGAGTLDVSGYESAIGQGFKYFKAGRQLLEITDCRDLSSLQAICFMVLFLQSSAKLSTCYSYVGIALRSSLRLGLHRSVTTNFNPVERELRRRIFWVIRKMDVYVSTLLGLPQMLSDDDIDQEYPLPIDGEFITENGILPTPEGRIHAMVGANAHTRLSIIVLKIVKYIYPLKTAQHRSKSDQRYVVSHSKIREIERDLQTWMEELPAALRPGTEVAPQIERIRQLLRISYAHAQMVMYRPFLHYVSSGSQARGVDRRSYACAAACVSVSRNIVHITTGMHKKGLLNGSFWFTMYTTYFAILSLLFFVLENPDSPTAKDGVLKDAMEGKNTLAGLAKKSLAADRCSQSLISLFKNLPEMLKNRQSSKTQVNLKRPAPSNQPAPDVGPPQRASTFPNQLLTRPTKPDVSQTPKSLDDNQPPRSPARKSRANRRSWAQPTEHPASVATTPSETTPPSASTPSMIPQTLPIRDTTTGQFNQQFPNNAAAFPDLMNIMFPSDDPFAYPKQPMSTLEDGHFRMDGTGTTAPFSSAMSTMIDQNIGAPNVSRGLDPLGGLPLFQGGQPQSSMGAALSGRLSNSRMQSPVSHGSTTGEAVNSPDLVSIPNQNFVWQGYGSGIDQPQNFVPDATMQQMPTGNEQGFGMGTDDNAFNVGLDLPLDDIFGNPDIKNGFPSDDWTQWMNIG